DNA from Micromonospora nigra:
ACATGGCGAGCACCTCGCTGATGTTCTTTCCGCGCAGCCGGTAGGTGAGCACCTCGTCGGTGAACCGGCGGCCCTCGCACCGTTCGCAGACCGAGGCGACGCCGGCCATCATGGCCAGGTCGGTGTAGACCAGGCCGATGCCCTTGCAGGTGGGGCAGGCACCCTCGGAGTTGGCGCTGAACAGGGCGGCCTTCACGCCGTTGGCCTTGGCGAACGCCGTGCGGATCGGGTCCAGCAGGCCGGTGTAGGTGGCCGGGTTGCTGCGCCGGGAGCCACGGATGGGGGACTGGTCGACGACGACCACCCCGTCGCGGCGGCGCAACGAGCCGTGGATCAGGGAACTCTTGCCGGAGCCGGCCACCCCGGTCACCACCGTCAGCACGCCGAGCGGCACGTCGACGCTGACGTCGCGCAGGTTGTGCAGGTCGGCGTTGCGGATGGCAAGCTGCCCCGTGGGGGTGCGGGTCCGCCCGCGCAGGCGTACCCGGTGGTCGAGGTGGCGGCCGGTGAGGGTGTCGGAGCGGCGCAGGCCCGGCACGTCCCCGGTGAAGCAGATCCGCCCGCCGGCCGCGCCCGCGCCGGGGCCCAGGTCGACCACGTGGTCGGCCACGGCGATGGTCTCCGGCTTGTGTTCGACCACCAGCACCGTGTTGCCCTTGTCCCGCAGGCGCACCAGCAGGTCGTTCATCCGGGCGATGTCGTGCGGGTGCAGGCCGGTGGTCGGCTCGTCGAAGACGTACGTGACGTCGGTGAGCGGGGAGCCGAGGTGGCGGACCATCTTCACCCGCTGTGCCTCCCCGCCGGAGAGCGTGGCGGACTCGCGGTCGAGGCTGAGGTAGCCCAGGCCGATCTCCACCAGCGACTCCAGCAGGTCACGCAGGTTGCCGGTCAGCGGCGCGACGGACGGGTCGTCGATGCCCCGGACGAACTCGGCGAGGTCGCTGATCTGCATCGCGGCACAGTCGGCGATGTTGCGCCCGGCGATGCGTGACGACAGGGCCGCGGCGTTGAGCCGGGTGCCGCCGCAGTCGGCGCAGGTGGTGAAGGTGACCGCGCGGTCGACGAAGGCGCGGATGTGCGGTTGCATCGACTCGCGGTCCTTCGCGAGGTAGAGCCGCCGCACCTTGACGGCCAGCCCCTCGTAGGTGAGGTTGGTGCCGCCCACCTTGATCTTCGTGGCCGGCCTGTGCAGGAAGTCGTGCCACTGCTCGGGCGTGAAATCCTGGAGTTTGGTGTCGGGGTCGAACAGGCCGCAGCCGGCGAATGCCTGCCAGTACCACGAGTCGACCGCGAAGTTCGGCACGGTGATCGCCCCGTCGTTGATCGACCTCTCCACGTCGACCAGTTCGTGGACGTCCAGGTCGGACACCCGGCCCAGACCCTCACAGGTCGGGCACATGCCCTCGGCCAGGTTGAAGCTGTACGCTCCCGCGCCGCCGACCTGCGGAACGCCGAGCCGGCTGAACACGATCCGCAGCATCGCGTACGCGTCGGTGGCGGTGCCCACCGTCGAGCGGGAGTTCGCGCCCATGCGCTCCTGGTCGACGACGATGGCCGGGGTGAGGTTGCGCAGCGAGTCGACGTCGGGCCGGGACAGGTTCGGCATGAACGACTGGAGGAACGCGCTGTAGGTCTCGTTGATCAGCCGCTGGGACTCGGCGGCGATCGTCCCGAACACCAGGGACGACTTGCCCGAGCCGGACACGCCGGTGAAGACGGTCAGCCGGCGTTTCGGGATGTCGACCGAGATGCCGGCGAGGTTGTTCTCCCGTGCCCCGCGTACCTCGATGACGTCGTGGCTGTCGGCGGCGGACCGTGCTGGCTGCTGCATGGCATTCCTTCGCGAGGTCGGGTGCGGAGACGGCGGGGAAGACCACTGGCGCCCCGGCCACCTTCAATTGTCCCATTCGGTCGGTAGTGGAGACTTTTCTCCATCGGTCCACGCCAGCATGGCCGACCCCTGCGACAAAGTCTCCAACGGGCGGTGAGCGTTAGGGTGGTCGGTGTGATGGCGCGACGGCAGCGGTCGGGGCGGCTGCGCACGGTCGACGTGGCGGCCTCCGCCGGCATCTCGGTGCAGCAGGTCCGCAACTACCTCGACCTCGGGGTGCTACCGCGCGTGGCGCGCACCGAGCACGGGTACCGGATCTTCACCGAGAAGCACGTCCGCGCGCTCGCGGTGGTCCGCCTCATGGCCGAGGGGCACGGTTGGGCGCGTACCCGGAAGGTGATGGCGGCCGTGCACGACGGGGACCTGCCGGCGGCGCTGGCGGCGCTCGACGGCGGCCACGCGGAGCTGGACCGGGAACGCGCCGAGATCCGGGGGGTCCTCGGGGCGTTCGAGACGGTGGTGACCGCCCCCCGCGCGGCGGTGCCCGTGCCCCGGCGGGGCATGCGGGTCGGCGCGGTCGCCGCCGTGGTCGGGGAGCGCGCCTGGCAGTTGCGCGGCTGGGAGGCGCGCGGGCTGCTGCGCCCGGTGCGCGAGCCGGACACCGGCTACCGGGTGTACGACGAGGCTGAGGTGCGGGCCGCCCGGGTGGTGGCGCTGCTGCGCCGGGCCGGCTACCCCTTCGACATCGTCGCGGCGGTGCTGACGGAGATGCGCACCACCGGCAGCCCGGAACGGGTCCACGCCGAACTGGCCCGCCGGGAACAGGATCTGCACCGGCGCAGCGTCCGGCGGTTGCGCGCCTCCGCGGCGTTGCACGCCTACCTGCAGGAGGTGGGCCTGCTGTAGGCGGGTCGGCTCAGCGCAGGACCAGCAGGTCCAGGTGGTCGACCACCGGGCCGGAGGGTCGCCGGGCCGCGACCCGCAGCCGGGCCAGGCCCGTCTCGTACTCCTCGTCGGTGATGAGGTGCAGTGGGGTGTGTGCCCGCCGGGAGAGCTTCGCGGCGTACTCGGCGAGGGAGGCGGCGGTGGTCTGCGCGACGGGCTCGACGGTGCTGACCGGGAACCCGGCCGCGGTGAAGGCCGCGCGGACCCGGGCCACCCCGGGGTACGTGTCGAGGACGCGGACCGCCTCCGGGAACCAGTCGAACAGGGCGATGCGCTGGTGCCGGCCGGGGAAGGGGGAGCGGATCAGCACGGGCGCCCCCGGGCGCAGCACCCGCCGCAGTTCCCGGGCGAGCACGTCCAGGTCTGGCACGTGGTGGATCATCGTCGACAGCCAGGCGGCGTCCAGGCTGGTGTCGCGCAGCGGCAGGGCGGTGCCGTCCCCGCCGACCAGCGGGCGGTGCGGGCAGCGGGTGCGCATCGCCGCGGCCGGTTCCAGCGCCAGTATCCGGACGCCGAACCAGTCCGTGAAGGCGTTCGCCCAGGCTCCGGTGCCGGCGCCCAGATCCAGCACGGTGTGACCGGAGCGCGGGCGCAGGTGCTGCTGGACGGCGTAGCGCCAGCGCTCCAGCCCGGCGCGGGGCAGTTCCCGGGTGGCGGCGAACGCCGCCGCGTCGGTGTCGTCGAAGGGGATCAGAGCCACGGCCATCACCTCGCCACCGTCGCCGGGAGGTCCGGGCGATCGTTCCTGCGGTTCTAGCCGCGGGGTGACGCCCGAGGCAACGGCTTGTGATCAAGTACGCAACCCGGGCCGGCGCAGCCCGTCACGTCGTCCGCCCACCCGGGGTGGGTCAGCGCACCGCGCAGGGAGCGAGGTTGACCAGCTCGGCCGGGCGGTTGCCGTCGACCCGACCGATCGCGGTGGCGATGCGGTTGAGGGCGGCGATGCGCTTGTCCTCGAGCGGACCGACGATCGCGTTCTGCACGAAGTTCGGACCGCCCTCGGGGCGGACGGCGAGCCGGGCGAGCCGGGCGTCCGCCTCGGCGATCTGCCGGTCCAGGTTGGCCAGCTCGCGCGTCACCTCGGCCTGGGCCCGGACGGGAACGGCGGGCAGCCGGCCGGCGACGTCCGGGCAGTTCACCTTCCGGGCGACGCCGACACCGTCGTCGCCCACATCGCCGTCGTCGCCGGCTCCGCCGATGTCGTCCGCGCCGATGGTGCCGTTGCCGGTCCCACCGTTGCCAGCCCTGCCGTTGACCGCGCTGGCGATGCCGGGGGCGTTGAGGCCGCAGGTGGCGAGGCTGGCGAGGTCGGGCCGCTGACCGCCGGCACGGTTGATGTTGATCTCGATACGGTCGAGGACGGCGACGCGCTTGCTGCGCAGTGGGCCGAGAATGGCGTTCTGGACGACGTTCGGGCCGCCCTGGGGGTTGGCGGCCTGCCTGGCCAGCCGGGCGTTGGCGTTGGCGATCTCGTTGTCCAGGTTGGCCAGTTCCTGCTCGACGCCGGCCACGGCGGCGGCCGGCACCGCGGAGAGCCTGTCGCGGACGGTCGGGCAGTTCACCGTCCGTGCGTCGCTGGCGGCGGCGCCCGCGTCGGTGCCGGCGTTGGCCAGGGTCAGGCCGCCAGCGAGGAGCAGTACCGCGAGGGCGCCGACTCCACCGAGCTTGAGGGCGGCGTGCTTCTTCGTGCGCGTGGCCATGTACCTCTCCTTGACTGGACCGCCGTCGAGCCCGACGAACCGTGGTTCGCCGGTCGGCGGTGCATCGTGAACGCCGGGAGGGTGACGCGCCGTCGGGCGACGGCGAGCCCCGGCAGGGGCCTGCCCGGAAGCGCCGGGCCAGCTCCGGGAGCGCTCCCGAGGATGGTCCGGTCGTGTTCGTTCTCGGTCTGGGGTACGGAGGGCGGCGGTCAAAGGTTCAGCACTGGACAAACGAAGGTGTCTTCGTGAATACTGGATCGTAGTTCGAGGGGGAGTACCCGCCACCGGACGCGCCGTACGTCATTACGGGCCTCAGGGCCCCGGCGGCGCGGGCCGCCACGACGACGGCGGCTCGGGGAGACCTTCGACCCGTACGCCGGCGACCCGCGCCGGCCGGTCGAGGGGAGAACCGCAATGTCGTTCGCCGTGCCGTGGTGGGCCTGGGTGGCGCTCACCGTCGCGATCGCCGTGATGCTCGCGATCGACCTGTTCATGCACCGCGACAACCACGTGATCGGTTTCCGCGAGGCCGCCGTCTGGTCGGCGGTCTGGATCGTCGCCGGCCTGGCCTTCGGCGGCGTGCTGTGGGTCTGGCAGGGCGACGAGGCCGCCGGCGCCTACTACGCCGGCTACCTCATCGAGAAGGCGCTGTCGGTCGACAACGTCTTCGTCTTCGCGCTGATCTTCACCTACTTCGCGGTGCCCGCCGCATATCAGCACAAGGTCCTCTTCTGGGGCGTCGTCGGCGCGCTCGCCTTCCGCCTGGTGTTCATCTTCGTCGGCGTGGAGCTGCTGGAGACCTTCTTCTGGACCGCCTACCTGTTCGGCGCCTTCCTGATCTGGACCGGCTGGAAGATGGCCTTCCAGCACAACGAGGAGGTCCACCCCGACCGCAACCCCGTGGTTCGCCTGGTCCGCCGGATCATCCCCACCGACGCGCGGTACCACGGCGACCGCTTCTTCGTCCGGCTCGACGGCCGGCGGGTCGCCACCCTGCTCTTCGTGGTGCTCATCGCCGTCGAGGCCACCGACCTGATCTTCGCCGTCGACTCCGTCGCCGCGGTCCTCGCGATCACCACCAGCACCTTCATCGTCTGGACCGCCAACGCGTTCGCCGTCCTCGGCCTGCGCAGCCTCTACTTCTGCCTGGCCGGGCTGCTGCGTCGGTTCACCAAGCTGCACTACGGGCTCGCCGTGCTGCTGGCCTTCGCCGGCGTCAAGCTGATCCTGTCCGAGACCCCCGTGGGCAAGCTGCCCATCCCGCTCACCCTCGGCGTCATCGTGGTCGTGCTCACCGCCTCGATCGTCTGGAGCCTGCGCGCCACCCGGGGCGCGCAGCCGGCCGGGGAGGAGCCCCGTACGCCGGTCGGCGGCTGAGAGTCGGCCCCGGCCCGCCGCAACGTTGCGGCGGGCCGGGGCCGCGTCGGTCGCACCGACCGTGGCGGCGCCGCACCCGCGCACGATGGCATCTCGGACGATCTGCGGGAAAGGTGCGGATGATCCGATAGTGTTCGGTGGAGTGGAAGGTTCGATCGCGGTCACGGACCAGGCGGCGGCGAGCCGTCGGCCGGGCCGGTGGGCGCTGACGGCCCTGGCGGTCTGCGCGGTCGCCGCCGGATGCCAGCGCCCGCCGTCGCCGTACCCACCGTCGCCGTCGGCATCTCCACCGTCCGTGTCGCCTCCGCCGTCGGGTGCCACCGTCCGGCCCGGCCTCGTCGACCTGGCCGACGTCGACCCGCGAATCCTGACCGACTTCCGTTACGCCACGGCCCACAACTTCGTCGGTCGGCCGATCGCCGGCTACGAGGAGCCGCTGTGCCTGTTGACCCGGCCGGCCGCCGAGGCGCTGCGCCGCGTGCAGGACGTTGCCCTCGAACAGGGGCGCAGCCTCAAGGTCTACGACTGCTACCGGCCACAGCGGGCGGTCGACGAGTTCGTCGCCTGGGGCGCACAGCCCGGCGCGCAGGAGATGAAGGCCGAGTTCTACCCCCGCGTCGCCAAGTCGGATCTGTTCGCCGAGGGGTACCTCGGCGCACCCTCCGCCCACAGCCGGGGCAGCACCGTCGACCTGACCCTGGTCGACGTCCCGGCCGCCCCGCAGCCGACGTACTCGCCCGGTCAGTCGTTGCGGCCGTGCACCGCCCCCGCGCAGCAGCGGTTTCCCGACAACAGCGTCGACATGGGTACCGGCTTCGACTGCTTCGACCCGCTCTCCGCCACCGACAACCCGCGCGTCGACGCCACCGCCCGCGCCAACCGGCGGCTGCTGGAAGGGCTGATGACCGACGCCGGATTCGTCAACTACGACCGGGAATGGTGGCACTACCGCTACCGGGACGAGCCGTGGCCCGACACGTACTTCGACCTGCCGGTGGCCCGGTCGTCGACCGGCCATCGCGGTGGATCATGACCTTGGTCCCGGCTCACCCCGAATGTCGGCAACAACGCCATGATCGACGGGGCTGGACGACCACGCCCACGGTGGGGGGATATTCGTTGCGGGGGATCACCGGGGCCCTTAGCGTCATGGGCGTAGATCG
Protein-coding regions in this window:
- a CDS encoding MerR family transcriptional regulator; this encodes MARRQRSGRLRTVDVAASAGISVQQVRNYLDLGVLPRVARTEHGYRIFTEKHVRALAVVRLMAEGHGWARTRKVMAAVHDGDLPAALAALDGGHAELDRERAEIRGVLGAFETVVTAPRAAVPVPRRGMRVGAVAAVVGERAWQLRGWEARGLLRPVREPDTGYRVYDEAEVRAARVVALLRRAGYPFDIVAAVLTEMRTTGSPERVHAELARREQDLHRRSVRRLRASAALHAYLQEVGLL
- a CDS encoding class I SAM-dependent methyltransferase, with translation MALIPFDDTDAAAFAATRELPRAGLERWRYAVQQHLRPRSGHTVLDLGAGTGAWANAFTDWFGVRILALEPAAAMRTRCPHRPLVGGDGTALPLRDTSLDAAWLSTMIHHVPDLDVLARELRRVLRPGAPVLIRSPFPGRHQRIALFDWFPEAVRVLDTYPGVARVRAAFTAAGFPVSTVEPVAQTTAASLAEYAAKLSRRAHTPLHLITDEEYETGLARLRVAARRPSGPVVDHLDLLVLR
- a CDS encoding TerC family protein, which codes for MSFAVPWWAWVALTVAIAVMLAIDLFMHRDNHVIGFREAAVWSAVWIVAGLAFGGVLWVWQGDEAAGAYYAGYLIEKALSVDNVFVFALIFTYFAVPAAYQHKVLFWGVVGALAFRLVFIFVGVELLETFFWTAYLFGAFLIWTGWKMAFQHNEEVHPDRNPVVRLVRRIIPTDARYHGDRFFVRLDGRRVATLLFVVLIAVEATDLIFAVDSVAAVLAITTSTFIVWTANAFAVLGLRSLYFCLAGLLRRFTKLHYGLAVLLAFAGVKLILSETPVGKLPIPLTLGVIVVVLTASIVWSLRATRGAQPAGEEPRTPVGG
- a CDS encoding M15 family metallopeptidase, which produces MEGSIAVTDQAAASRRPGRWALTALAVCAVAAGCQRPPSPYPPSPSASPPSVSPPPSGATVRPGLVDLADVDPRILTDFRYATAHNFVGRPIAGYEEPLCLLTRPAAEALRRVQDVALEQGRSLKVYDCYRPQRAVDEFVAWGAQPGAQEMKAEFYPRVAKSDLFAEGYLGAPSAHSRGSTVDLTLVDVPAAPQPTYSPGQSLRPCTAPAQQRFPDNSVDMGTGFDCFDPLSATDNPRVDATARANRRLLEGLMTDAGFVNYDREWWHYRYRDEPWPDTYFDLPVARSSTGHRGGS
- a CDS encoding ATP-binding cassette domain-containing protein; translated protein: MQQPARSAADSHDVIEVRGARENNLAGISVDIPKRRLTVFTGVSGSGKSSLVFGTIAAESQRLINETYSAFLQSFMPNLSRPDVDSLRNLTPAIVVDQERMGANSRSTVGTATDAYAMLRIVFSRLGVPQVGGAGAYSFNLAEGMCPTCEGLGRVSDLDVHELVDVERSINDGAITVPNFAVDSWYWQAFAGCGLFDPDTKLQDFTPEQWHDFLHRPATKIKVGGTNLTYEGLAVKVRRLYLAKDRESMQPHIRAFVDRAVTFTTCADCGGTRLNAAALSSRIAGRNIADCAAMQISDLAEFVRGIDDPSVAPLTGNLRDLLESLVEIGLGYLSLDRESATLSGGEAQRVKMVRHLGSPLTDVTYVFDEPTTGLHPHDIARMNDLLVRLRDKGNTVLVVEHKPETIAVADHVVDLGPGAGAAGGRICFTGDVPGLRRSDTLTGRHLDHRVRLRGRTRTPTGQLAIRNADLHNLRDVSVDVPLGVLTVVTGVAGSGKSSLIHGSLRRRDGVVVVDQSPIRGSRRSNPATYTGLLDPIRTAFAKANGVKAALFSANSEGACPTCKGIGLVYTDLAMMAGVASVCERCEGRRFTDEVLTYRLRGKNISEVLAMSVAEARDFFPGGQARVILNRMADVGLGYLTLGQPLTTLSGGERQRLKLAIHMAEKAGTYVLDEPTTGLHLADVDQLLALLDRLVDAGNTVIVIEHHQAVMAHADWLIDLGPGAGHDGGRIVFTGTPADLVAHGTTLTARHLRDYVTP